A segment of the Meleagris gallopavo isolate NT-WF06-2002-E0010 breed Aviagen turkey brand Nicholas breeding stock unplaced genomic scaffold, Turkey_5.1 ChrUn_random_7180001854221, whole genome shotgun sequence genome:
GGGGTAAAGCGGAGCAAAGAGCgaaggaaggggaggaaaaaaaaggagaaaaaagggaaattggAGTCAGTCGCAGCGAGAGCCAACAGCAAAGCGGTGGGACGGAGACACAGAGGAGGTGGGGCAGAGCTGCGGGGAGCCCTATATGGGGTGGGGGTCCCGGGGGGGCCACTCacagaagcagaggaagaggGTGTCCACACACATCCCAAAGACGCTGAGGAAGCCGTGGGCGATGAGGTAGGAGCCCACCAGCACCGTCTGTGGGGCAACGGCGTGGTTATGGGGGGAGGATGCAGGGGGGCAGCGCCGGGTGGGCAACAACCCACGGGCAACAGCCATTGGTCAGTTCCTGATGGCCAGCACTCAACGGCCAACGTCCATTGGCCAACTCCTGATGGCCAACACCCAATGGTCAATGCTGGGTGGTCAACACCCATTGGTCAGTTCCTGATGGCCAACACCCAATGGTCAATGCTGAGTGGTCAACACCCATTGGTCAGTTCCTGATGGCCAAACCCCATTGGCCAACCCCACACCACTTCCCACCGGAACGTttgccaggagctgctgtggaTCTCTTTGGTGACCCctcccccccaacccccccagTCCCACTCACCAGGATGGGCACCCAGTAGTAGTTGAGCGTCGGCGCCGTGTCCTCCACCAGTTTGATGCGGTGcgtgaagaaaaagaaggcgAGGACCCCTGGAAGGGAATCCCAGAGACGGCAGCGGGGTGAGGGGCAGCAGGAGGGGGGATTGGGGAGGGTCTCCCAAAAATGTGGGGTCTGGGAAGGGTCTTCCCCAACCAATGGGGTCTGGGATGACTCCTCC
Coding sequences within it:
- the LOC104915831 gene encoding choline transporter-like protein 2 yields the protein MIAVYGTNFCTSARNAFSLLMRNIIRVVVLDKVTDFLLFLGKLLIVGGVGVLAFFFFTHRIKLVEDTAPTLNYYWVPILTVLVGSYLIAHGFLSVFGMCVDTLFLCFCEWPPRDPHPI